In Luteitalea sp. TBR-22, one genomic interval encodes:
- a CDS encoding alkaline phosphatase family protein translates to MSARVPSLLSRAAAAALVLLSVAAPRAQAPTAPQARRQDGPPVRLVLLIAVDQFRPDYLTRFGPPSAGFRTLMTRGAVFTAAYLEHGITVTAVGHSTMLTGATPSVSGIIENAWYERSTKTTVESITDRNAPIVGGDAAAGVGASPRRLLVPTLGDQMKMASDQPVGAPGAPRVIGVSLKDRSAILTAGHAADAAYFFRGGRFVTSAYYRADLPAWVQAVNARRIQDSYARKVWTFEGGARNYPTEPGPRLDAAVAASPAGNELVLAMATAALEHEQLGQRGVTDVLTVSFSSNDSVGHTYGPESPEVRDITRQTDKQVQRLLDEVERRVGLSRTLVAFTADHGVAPLPEALAARRIPGGRFPVATVTEAIEAALDGKYGAAQWIEKASLPNVYLDAAVIAQRGADATEVRRVAADAASAVPHVARVYTRDAILTGAVPRDLASERITRGYHRDRSGDLHVLLEPHWITAAAGTTHGTPYGYDAHIPLILMGPGVQAGTYRDHATLLDLAPTLAALVDVEPPAASVGRVLTEALVRPVPGRGSQVHTTSGRPSPAAATAGEP, encoded by the coding sequence ATGTCCGCCCGGGTGCCCTCCCTGCTGTCACGCGCCGCAGCCGCGGCGCTCGTCCTCCTGTCGGTCGCTGCGCCCCGCGCGCAGGCGCCCACCGCCCCGCAGGCGCGTCGCCAGGACGGTCCCCCGGTCCGGCTGGTGCTGCTCATCGCCGTCGACCAGTTCCGGCCCGACTACCTGACGCGGTTCGGGCCGCCGTCGGCCGGCTTCCGCACCCTGATGACCCGCGGGGCCGTCTTCACCGCCGCCTACCTCGAGCACGGCATCACGGTGACGGCCGTCGGGCACTCGACGATGCTGACCGGCGCCACGCCGTCGGTGAGCGGCATCATCGAGAACGCCTGGTACGAGCGCTCGACCAAAACGACGGTCGAGAGCATCACCGACCGGAACGCGCCCATCGTCGGCGGGGACGCGGCGGCCGGCGTCGGGGCGTCACCACGGCGCCTGCTCGTGCCGACGCTCGGCGACCAGATGAAGATGGCCTCCGATCAGCCGGTCGGCGCGCCCGGCGCGCCGCGCGTCATCGGCGTCTCGCTGAAGGACCGCAGCGCGATCCTGACCGCCGGACACGCCGCCGATGCGGCGTACTTCTTCCGCGGCGGGCGGTTCGTCACCAGTGCCTACTACCGCGCCGACCTGCCGGCCTGGGTTCAGGCCGTCAATGCCAGGCGCATCCAGGACAGCTACGCCCGCAAGGTCTGGACCTTCGAGGGCGGGGCGCGTAACTACCCGACCGAGCCTGGGCCGAGGCTCGACGCCGCCGTGGCCGCCAGCCCGGCGGGCAACGAACTCGTGCTGGCGATGGCCACCGCCGCGCTCGAGCACGAGCAACTCGGCCAGCGCGGGGTTACCGACGTGCTGACGGTCAGTTTCTCGTCCAACGACTCGGTGGGCCACACCTACGGTCCTGAGTCGCCGGAGGTCCGCGACATCACGCGGCAGACCGACAAGCAGGTCCAGCGCCTGCTCGACGAGGTCGAGCGCCGGGTCGGCCTCTCGCGCACCCTCGTGGCCTTCACGGCCGACCACGGTGTCGCCCCCTTGCCCGAGGCGCTCGCCGCCCGGCGCATCCCGGGCGGCCGTTTTCCCGTTGCGACAGTCACCGAGGCCATCGAGGCGGCCCTCGACGGCAAGTACGGCGCCGCGCAGTGGATCGAGAAGGCCTCCCTGCCCAACGTGTACCTCGATGCCGCGGTGATCGCGCAGCGCGGGGCCGACGCCACCGAGGTGCGGCGGGTGGCGGCGGACGCGGCCTCTGCCGTCCCGCACGTCGCCCGCGTCTACACGCGTGACGCGATCCTGACCGGCGCCGTTCCGAGGGATCTGGCGTCTGAACGCATCACCCGTGGCTACCACCGGGATCGCTCCGGCGACCTCCATGTGCTGCTCGAACCCCACTGGATCACCGCCGCGGCAGGCACGACGCACGGCACGCCCTACGGCTACGACGCGCACATCCCGCTGATCCTCATGGGGCCGGGCGTGCAGGCAGGGACGTACCGCGACCACGCCACCCTCCTCGACCTGGCGCCCACCCTCGCCGCCCTCGTCGACGTCGAGCCACCGGCCGCCTCGGTGGGCCGGGTCCTGACCGAGGCGCTCGTCAGGCCGGTCCCCGGACGAGGCTCCCAGGTGCACACCACCAGCGGGCGACCCTCGCCCGCTGCAGCGACGGCAGGCGAGCCGTGA
- the arfB gene encoding alternative ribosome rescue aminoacyl-tRNA hydrolase ArfB, translated as MIAVADGIVLHEADLEERFVRASGPGGQNVNKVATAVQLRVDVGATGLPAGVKARLLRLGGSRVTTEGVLVIEAREYRTQAQNRAAARERLRVLLEMAATPPRPRTATRPTRASKQRRLDAKQKRGEIKRARRDVDD; from the coding sequence GTGATCGCCGTCGCCGACGGCATCGTCCTCCACGAGGCCGACCTCGAGGAGCGGTTCGTCCGCGCGTCGGGGCCCGGCGGCCAGAACGTCAACAAGGTCGCGACGGCCGTCCAGCTGCGCGTCGACGTCGGCGCGACGGGGCTGCCGGCTGGCGTGAAGGCGCGGCTGCTCCGACTCGGCGGCAGTCGGGTGACCACCGAGGGCGTGCTCGTCATCGAGGCCCGGGAGTACCGCACCCAGGCACAGAACCGTGCGGCGGCGCGGGAGCGCCTCCGCGTGCTGCTCGAGATGGCAGCCACCCCGCCCCGGCCGCGGACGGCCACCCGGCCGACGCGCGCCTCGAAGCAGCGCCGCCTCGACGCCAAGCAGAAGCGCGGCGAGATCAAGCGGGCGCGCCGCGACGTCGACGACTGA
- a CDS encoding FAD-binding oxidoreductase, translating to MSTPSADVSDVVCDDFRAIVGPDNVVAEGDETRAASTATFATTARVPLIVRPGSRDEVQACVRAAMAHGLALYPISSGLNWGYGSRVPASDGNVLLDLRRMQRIVDFSETLGYVTLEPGVTQQQLFRFLQDSGSRLWMDATGTSPSASLIGNVMERGFGHTPYGDHFAHVCAIEAVLGDGSVVDTGFARFGATPNAPIYRWGQGPVLDGLFTQSNLGIVTRMTIWLMPAPECFEAYFFRLPRPGDLGRAIDALRPLKLSGTLRSAVHIGNDYKVLNGLGQYPWSEMQGRTPIMPRDMEAFRQRLRIGLWNGSGGLYGTRAQVREARRLVRRHLSGIADRLEFLDDRRLALARRFAGLWGRVTGWDLSATLTMLGPVYGLMRGVPTDHPLASAYWRKRTPPPAQMDPDRDRCGLLWCAPVAPMEGGHAERLVAIASDVLLSYGFEPLISITLVTERAITCVVSISFDRDVPGEDARALSCYHALFDALHDAGYHAYRLGLPAMPREAAHDSARHLLDTLKRACDPHDVIAPGRYGLGRR from the coding sequence ATGTCCACGCCCTCTGCCGACGTCTCTGACGTCGTCTGCGACGACTTCCGCGCCATCGTCGGCCCGGACAACGTTGTCGCCGAGGGAGACGAGACACGGGCCGCCTCGACCGCCACCTTCGCGACGACGGCGCGCGTGCCGCTCATCGTGCGTCCCGGGTCGCGTGACGAGGTCCAGGCGTGTGTGCGCGCGGCCATGGCCCACGGCCTCGCCCTGTACCCCATCAGCAGCGGCCTCAACTGGGGGTATGGGTCCCGCGTGCCGGCCTCCGACGGCAACGTGCTGTTGGACCTGCGGCGCATGCAGCGCATCGTCGACTTCAGTGAGACGCTCGGATACGTGACGCTCGAGCCGGGGGTCACGCAGCAGCAGCTCTTCCGGTTCCTGCAGGACAGCGGGTCGCGACTCTGGATGGACGCGACGGGCACCAGTCCTTCGGCCAGCCTCATCGGCAACGTCATGGAGCGGGGGTTCGGCCACACCCCGTACGGTGATCACTTCGCGCACGTCTGCGCGATCGAGGCGGTGCTCGGGGACGGGTCGGTGGTCGACACGGGATTCGCTCGTTTCGGAGCCACGCCGAACGCGCCCATCTATCGCTGGGGACAGGGGCCGGTCCTCGACGGGCTGTTCACGCAGTCCAACCTCGGCATCGTGACGCGCATGACCATCTGGCTGATGCCAGCGCCCGAATGCTTCGAGGCGTATTTCTTCCGGCTGCCCAGGCCGGGTGACCTCGGCCGCGCGATCGATGCGCTCCGGCCGCTGAAGCTCTCGGGCACGCTGCGCAGTGCCGTGCACATCGGCAACGACTACAAGGTGCTGAACGGGCTTGGCCAGTATCCGTGGTCCGAGATGCAGGGACGCACCCCGATCATGCCGCGCGACATGGAGGCATTCCGCCAGCGCCTGCGCATCGGGCTGTGGAATGGCTCCGGAGGCCTCTACGGCACGCGTGCCCAGGTGCGCGAGGCCCGCCGCCTGGTGCGCAGGCACCTGTCGGGCATCGCCGATCGCCTCGAGTTCCTCGACGATCGGCGGCTCGCCCTCGCGCGGCGCTTCGCCGGCCTCTGGGGCCGCGTGACGGGCTGGGATCTGTCGGCGACCCTCACGATGCTCGGCCCGGTGTATGGGCTGATGCGCGGCGTCCCGACCGACCACCCGCTGGCGAGTGCCTACTGGCGCAAGCGCACGCCGCCGCCGGCGCAGATGGACCCTGATCGCGACCGGTGCGGCCTGCTGTGGTGCGCACCCGTCGCCCCCATGGAAGGCGGGCACGCCGAGCGACTCGTGGCGATCGCCTCGGACGTGCTCCTGTCCTACGGCTTCGAGCCGTTGATTTCCATCACCCTGGTCACCGAGCGGGCGATCACGTGCGTGGTGTCGATCAGCTTCGACCGCGACGTGCCCGGCGAGGACGCGCGTGCGCTCTCCTGCTACCACGCGCTCTTCGACGCGTTGCACGACGCCGGCTATCACGCGTACCGACTCGGGCTCCCGGCGATGCCACGCGAGGCGGCGCACGACAGCGCCCGCCACCTGCTCGACACGCTCAAGCGCGCCTGCGATCCGCACGACGTGATTGCGCCTGGTCGATACGGGCTGGGACGCCGCTGA
- a CDS encoding PEP-CTERM sorting domain-containing protein (PEP-CTERM proteins occur, often in large numbers, in the proteomes of bacteria that also encode an exosortase, a predicted intramembrane cysteine proteinase. The presence of a PEP-CTERM domain at a protein's C-terminus predicts cleavage within the sorting domain, followed by covalent anchoring to some some component of the (usually Gram-negative) cell surface. Many PEP-CTERM proteins exhibit an unusual sequence composition that includes large numbers of potential glycosylation sites. Expression of one such protein has been shown restore the ability of a bacterium to form floc, a type of biofilm.), with protein MKHVLAAAVLGALISSGVAQAAPLQGQFRIDGSDYDVRVGLDYIDFGPFLPITTGRFEVTTATLDFAGLDEGTIKDLIALGVGSVMLDDFVEFDGKEAWNFTLTDIYPGVGTPAGCNNTPGSLCTPLLPPTFEPSPFTLLNLNPNGSSVSLSVGGYVTNELGEVSLWSGKFTSQLDQLSSGQALGRILDDEFGYVQSSWSAEFTVTPDDTPVPEPASMILTGLAMSAMAVVLRRRR; from the coding sequence ATGAAACACGTGTTGGCAGCAGCAGTGCTCGGCGCACTGATCAGCAGTGGCGTGGCCCAGGCGGCGCCGTTGCAGGGGCAGTTCCGGATTGACGGCAGTGACTACGACGTCAGGGTGGGACTCGACTACATCGACTTCGGGCCGTTCCTGCCGATCACCACGGGGCGCTTCGAGGTGACCACGGCGACGCTCGACTTCGCTGGCCTCGACGAGGGGACGATCAAGGACCTGATCGCGCTCGGCGTCGGGTCGGTGATGCTGGACGACTTCGTGGAGTTCGACGGCAAGGAAGCCTGGAACTTCACGTTGACCGACATCTACCCGGGTGTGGGCACGCCGGCCGGCTGCAACAACACGCCTGGCTCGCTGTGCACGCCGCTCCTGCCGCCCACCTTCGAGCCCTCACCGTTCACGCTGCTGAACCTCAACCCGAACGGGTCGTCCGTGTCGCTGTCGGTCGGCGGGTACGTGACCAACGAGCTGGGTGAAGTCAGCCTCTGGAGCGGCAAGTTCACGTCGCAGCTCGACCAGCTCTCGTCCGGACAGGCCCTCGGCCGCATCCTCGACGACGAGTTCGGCTACGTGCAGTCGTCGTGGTCGGCCGAGTTCACGGTCACCCCTGATGACACGCCGGTGCCCGAGCCGGCCAGCATGATCCTCACGGGCCTCGCGATGTCGGCGATGGCCGTGGTCCTGCGGCGCCGCCGCTAG
- a CDS encoding amidohydrolase family protein — protein sequence MPKARPPLVGFIALTLVAVTLGVVAQPRGGGPPSVPPDANGECPPGTTEVRPGRCQKPEFPPPSILDYRPRSTLVTRQHQVPKAKFPVVDIHSHTGPTPETMARLVGELDALNIRVLVNLSGGTSPDAIAQKVAVYRGTPHADRFRVFANVAWDGAGAPGWADKAVADLEASVKAGAIGLKIFKNLGLTAKAADGSRLKIDDPALNPVWQACARLNIPVIIHTAEPMEFFSPMDYKNERWLELALFPSRRNNAPGQPTFEELLAERDRMFAANPKTRYIAAHFGYWGHDLERAAAALDRMPNVYPEVSAVLYEFGRAPRAAREFFVKYQDRILFGKDAYETSEYPYYWRVFETGDEYFDYYRGYHAFWKLYGMQLPDPVLRKIYYANALKVAPGLPQSGWPK from the coding sequence ATGCCCAAGGCCCGTCCTCCCCTCGTCGGCTTCATCGCCCTCACCCTGGTTGCCGTGACCCTCGGCGTCGTGGCGCAGCCACGCGGCGGCGGGCCGCCGTCGGTGCCGCCCGATGCCAACGGCGAGTGCCCGCCAGGCACCACCGAGGTCCGGCCCGGCCGGTGCCAGAAGCCGGAGTTCCCGCCCCCGAGCATCCTCGACTACCGCCCGCGGTCGACGCTGGTGACCAGGCAGCATCAGGTCCCGAAGGCGAAGTTCCCGGTCGTGGACATCCACTCGCACACCGGCCCCACACCGGAGACGATGGCGCGGCTGGTGGGCGAACTCGATGCGCTGAACATCCGCGTGCTCGTCAACCTGAGCGGGGGCACCAGCCCCGACGCGATCGCGCAGAAGGTGGCCGTCTACCGCGGCACGCCGCACGCCGATCGCTTCCGCGTGTTCGCCAACGTCGCCTGGGATGGCGCCGGTGCGCCAGGCTGGGCCGACAAGGCCGTCGCCGACCTCGAGGCGTCAGTGAAGGCGGGCGCGATCGGACTGAAGATCTTCAAGAACCTCGGGCTCACGGCCAAGGCCGCCGACGGCAGCCGTCTGAAGATCGACGACCCGGCGTTGAACCCCGTCTGGCAGGCCTGTGCGCGGCTGAACATCCCGGTGATCATCCATACGGCCGAGCCGATGGAGTTCTTCTCGCCGATGGATTACAAGAACGAGCGCTGGCTCGAGCTGGCGCTCTTCCCGAGCCGCCGCAACAACGCCCCCGGCCAGCCCACCTTCGAGGAACTGCTCGCCGAGCGCGACCGGATGTTCGCGGCCAATCCGAAGACCCGCTACATCGCGGCGCATTTCGGCTACTGGGGTCACGACCTCGAGCGCGCGGCTGCCGCGCTGGACAGGATGCCCAACGTGTACCCCGAGGTGTCGGCGGTGCTGTACGAGTTCGGGCGGGCGCCTCGCGCGGCGCGCGAGTTCTTCGTGAAGTACCAGGACCGCATCCTCTTCGGCAAGGACGCGTACGAGACCAGCGAGTACCCGTACTACTGGCGCGTCTTCGAGACCGGCGACGAGTACTTCGACTACTACCGCGGGTATCACGCCTTCTGGAAGCTGTACGGCATGCAGCTGCCCGACCCGGTGCTGCGGAAGATCTACTACGCCAATGCCCTGAAGGTGGCCCCCGGCCTGCCGCAGTCGGGCTGGCCGAAGTAG